Proteins encoded by one window of Orbaceae bacterium BiB:
- a CDS encoding NADH-quinone oxidoreductase subunit N, with protein sequence MMAITISELIYLSPILILSLAIVILLFLLLLLRVDTKFSAIFAIACLTIALLTSVFIGGKIIINDHSLSTDPATNQVEQTIQEESESNPYIIPAIPDDSSIKGLDSNNISAKESSHLSWQASYVTSLFTSDAYGALYTSLILFLSIVVSTLSLNWFKNDEQQHHGLFYLMVLFSSLGATILIYSSHLMSLFIGIELLSIPIIGLIGYQYTQQYSLEAAIKYMVLSVISTTFLLLGIAFYYAATGELTFSGLSFQLSTVSAPSILLLLGVCLMLVGIGFKLALVPFQLWLPDVYQGAPACIALLLTTVSKVAIFCAVARLFLLAPIVNNETIRIIMVIMAFCSIIWGNVFAIKQQDIKRLLAYSSITNFGYLLIALIAVQYQVLALETIGIYLIGYILANICVLSVISLESKSTETDSKNINLSGLFWRRPIVALAMGVGLLSLAGAPLTVGFIGRFSLILLGVTAELWWLILAIIIGSAFGLYFYLRLVINLYIRSPNDNSAINTQVLQSNQQQKIGINEVFIVGSALLILLCGIYPRWLFNLVSVAQYLAPN encoded by the coding sequence ATGATGGCGATTACAATATCAGAATTAATCTACTTATCACCGATACTAATATTGAGTTTGGCGATTGTTATCTTATTATTTTTACTACTTTTATTACGTGTTGACACTAAATTTTCAGCAATATTTGCGATTGCTTGTTTGACCATTGCTTTACTCACCTCCGTATTTATTGGCGGCAAGATAATTATTAATGATCATAGTTTAAGTACAGATCCAGCAACCAATCAAGTCGAACAAACGATCCAAGAAGAGAGTGAAAGCAATCCTTATATTATTCCAGCGATACCAGATGACAGTAGTATTAAGGGTTTAGACAGTAATAATATAAGTGCAAAAGAGAGTAGTCATTTGTCTTGGCAAGCCAGCTATGTCACATCACTCTTTACTAGCGACGCTTATGGTGCGTTATATACTAGCCTGATTCTATTCTTATCCATTGTAGTTTCAACATTATCTCTTAACTGGTTTAAAAATGATGAGCAACAGCATCATGGGCTATTCTATCTAATGGTGCTATTTTCCTCATTGGGCGCCACTATTTTAATCTACTCAAGCCACTTGATGTCGCTATTTATTGGTATCGAATTACTATCTATTCCAATCATTGGATTGATCGGTTATCAATATACACAGCAATATTCTTTAGAAGCAGCAATAAAATATATGGTGCTATCGGTTATCTCAACAACATTTTTACTATTAGGTATTGCGTTTTATTATGCGGCGACAGGTGAACTTACCTTTAGTGGCCTAAGTTTCCAACTATCAACAGTCTCCGCGCCAAGTATCTTGTTATTACTTGGGGTCTGTTTAATGTTGGTTGGAATTGGTTTCAAATTAGCACTAGTGCCATTTCAACTCTGGTTACCTGATGTCTATCAAGGAGCGCCCGCGTGTATTGCACTATTACTAACAACAGTAAGTAAAGTTGCTATTTTTTGTGCAGTAGCTAGACTATTTTTATTAGCCCCGATTGTGAATAATGAAACGATTCGAATAATTATGGTCATCATGGCATTTTGTTCAATTATTTGGGGAAATGTCTTTGCGATTAAACAACAAGATATAAAACGACTATTAGCTTATTCTTCGATTACTAATTTTGGCTACCTACTTATTGCTTTAATTGCGGTACAGTATCAAGTATTGGCACTGGAAACCATTGGTATCTATTTGATCGGTTACATTTTAGCGAATATCTGTGTACTTAGCGTAATTAGTTTAGAATCAAAATCAACAGAGACTGATAGCAAAAATATCAATTTAAGCGGGCTCTTCTGGCGTAGGCCAATCGTTGCGCTTGCTATGGGGGTCGGTTTATTATCGCTCGCAGGTGCGCCATTAACCGTTGGGTTTATTGGTCGTTTTTCATTAATACTATTAGGCGTAACAGCGGAATTATGGTGGTTAATTTTAGCAATCATCATCGGTAGTGCCTTTGGATTATACTTCTATTTACGTTTAGTGATTAACCTATATATTAGAAGTCCAAATGATAATAGTGCTATAAATACCCAAGTATTACAAAGTAATCAGCAACAAAAAATAGGCATAAATGAAGTATTTATAGTCGGTTCTGCGTTATTAATTTTATTATGTGGAATCTATCCAAGGTGGTTATTTAATTTAGTTAGTGTCGCGCAATACCTAGCACCAAACTAA
- a CDS encoding integrase domain-containing protein, giving the protein MAIKITPLTDTQIKAFKPIDKDKKYFDGGGLFLLVKVNGVKVWRLKYKRPLTKKENLLTFGNYPKVSLQQARKLRDEARELLSNGIDPQEHKKELLEQKQADLYNTFQNVAHDWFKLKASKGLSKGTLDRTWRSLEIYIFPCIGQKAITSLKAKDFIKALEPQRSSKKFENIKRLCQRINEVMFYAVNIGLIDANPAVKIKDAFETPIKGQMPTITRDELPEFMKALSMARIELQTRCVIEWQLLTMVRPSEAVGAKWEEIDLDNKLWNIPPERMKMDRPHNVPLSAQALQILKTMKPISGSRVHVFPSMKPPYTQSMNSSTANMAIKRMGYKDRLVAHGLRALASTVLNEQGFNYDVIESALAHTDTNTVRRAYNRATYLEQRRIMLDWWGDFVEQASNGNVSISGNKSFKVINS; this is encoded by the coding sequence ATGGCTATTAAAATAACACCACTTACAGACACACAAATAAAAGCATTTAAGCCAATAGACAAAGATAAAAAGTATTTTGACGGTGGTGGGCTGTTTTTATTGGTAAAAGTTAACGGCGTTAAAGTATGGCGACTAAAATATAAGAGACCTCTTACCAAAAAGGAAAACTTATTAACCTTTGGAAACTATCCCAAAGTATCACTACAACAAGCCAGAAAGCTAAGAGATGAAGCGAGGGAACTATTAAGCAATGGTATTGATCCACAGGAGCATAAAAAAGAGCTACTGGAACAAAAACAGGCAGATTTATATAATACTTTTCAAAATGTAGCACATGATTGGTTTAAGCTGAAAGCTAGCAAAGGATTATCAAAAGGTACACTAGATAGAACATGGCGATCCTTGGAGATATATATTTTTCCTTGTATCGGGCAAAAAGCAATAACATCATTAAAGGCTAAAGACTTTATAAAAGCACTTGAACCACAGAGATCAAGCAAGAAATTTGAAAATATTAAGCGGTTATGTCAACGCATCAATGAAGTAATGTTTTATGCGGTAAATATTGGATTAATTGATGCTAATCCTGCCGTAAAGATAAAAGATGCCTTTGAAACTCCAATAAAAGGACAAATGCCAACAATTACACGCGATGAATTACCCGAATTCATGAAAGCCTTATCTATGGCAAGAATAGAACTTCAAACAAGATGCGTTATAGAATGGCAGTTATTAACAATGGTCAGACCTAGCGAAGCTGTTGGCGCTAAATGGGAAGAAATAGACCTTGATAATAAACTTTGGAATATCCCTCCCGAGCGCATGAAAATGGATAGACCGCACAATGTGCCACTTTCAGCGCAAGCATTACAAATATTAAAGACAATGAAGCCTATTAGTGGCTCAAGAGTTCATGTTTTCCCTAGCATGAAGCCGCCTTACACTCAATCAATGAATAGTAGCACCGCTAATATGGCGATTAAAAGAATGGGCTACAAGGATAGATTAGTAGCTCACGGGCTAAGAGCGTTAGCTAGTACCGTGTTAAATGAACAAGGTTTTAATTATGACGTAATAGAAAGCGCACTAGCTCATACAGACACGAACACGGTAAGGCGAGCATATAACCGCGCTACCTATTTAGAGCAAAGGCGCATTATGCTAGATTGGTGGGGTGACTTTGTAGAACAAGCAAGTAACGGCAATGTATCAATATCGGGCAATAAATCATTTAAGGTTATAAATAGCTAG
- a CDS encoding terminase small subunit translates to MKGRKSNLDTRLVKARGYLNKGYKENGGLIPSVSGLSLYIGCSRSSLYNYANESEEFNDLLETVKAIQENELINKGLSGEFNATIAKLMLANHGYSHKHQVDLN, encoded by the coding sequence ATGAAAGGACGAAAAAGTAACCTAGATACACGATTAGTTAAGGCAAGGGGATACCTTAATAAAGGCTATAAAGAAAATGGCGGATTAATTCCGTCTGTTAGCGGATTATCGCTATATATTGGTTGTTCGCGTTCGAGCTTGTACAACTATGCTAATGAATCGGAAGAATTTAACGACTTGTTGGAAACGGTGAAAGCTATCCAAGAAAATGAGCTAATCAATAAAGGCTTATCAGGCGAGTTTAACGCGACAATCGCAAAGTTAATGCTTGCGAATCATGGTTACAGTCACAAGCATCAAGTAGATCTCAATTAA
- a CDS encoding primase-helicase zinc-binding domain-containing protein, whose protein sequence is MTFNEIVSQSIGKWDSIYQSLNIDVFPKDKHKPCPACGGRDRFRYDDKNGKGDYICNQCGTGDGINLIERVYHCTASEAINKVADSLNLNVTLNHNKTTEKTAVNNMRDNPVCKKVEYLLSQSNLGQPEYLTKKGITFSLPLLDGGKIIVPLLNLHNEYTGAQFIDTNGNKQLMKGTNKKGAFIAIASNSLVPVEGISLQLKSENGVIICEGLATGLTLREFNQDKLIIIALDAGNLIHVAKAIREVNPTAKIIIGADNDIGNSVNTGVEKAIKALECVGGYLAAPNTDYKADWNDYAAHHGIIETSKAFTQVMREIGLKSQPEPSRREEVRLQSNTPANKRADILVNSYHGNLAYNRGIKEAYFFTGKQWRRLGEFELLDNLISIYEDNNIDYSIDNVERVTRLALLKSPIIKEQKQGYIYFDNGAYCVNDMTFAPHNKLNYNTSTNGITYHKSQTNDSLETGAPLFYKFLSNATNQDKSKLMGALAILYIILANRHEWHYFIELTGSGGTGKSTFSEIARLLVGEVNTADCDIKELERKTSTRTALIDKTLLILSDQSQYQGEGDLLKKLSSGDNIDVDPKYKQAHSFKPKAVILAVNNSPMVFKGSDSGIDRRHIRLVFNNVIPSNERDPNLLDKISAELPFIINYLLNTFSDDKETIKQLEQLKSSDEAEEIKRNNSPIYDFCCYLIPLDTPDGLGIGQKTENWHKYDPKKYLYHGYRAYYGANVGGEPRISIPTFKNQFKEIIKMRGIKYLERLLNGAIKTNLIYSEEAEATDWLNEKEFYIVKASEHKQPTKRGNK, encoded by the coding sequence ATGACATTTAACGAGATTGTAAGCCAGTCAATCGGTAAGTGGGATAGTATTTATCAATCATTGAATATTGACGTATTCCCGAAAGATAAGCATAAGCCTTGCCCTGCTTGCGGTGGGCGCGACCGTTTCAGATATGACGATAAAAACGGTAAAGGTGATTATATTTGTAACCAGTGTGGAACAGGCGACGGAATCAATTTAATTGAGCGCGTTTATCACTGTACGGCAAGTGAAGCGATTAATAAGGTTGCTGATAGCTTAAATTTAAATGTGACTTTAAATCACAATAAAACTACCGAAAAAACGGCAGTTAATAACATGCGCGATAATCCCGTATGTAAAAAAGTGGAGTATCTATTATCACAATCTAATTTAGGTCAACCGGAGTACCTTACCAAGAAAGGGATTACCTTTAGCTTGCCCTTGCTAGACGGTGGAAAAATTATAGTCCCTCTTCTGAATCTTCATAATGAATACACAGGGGCGCAATTCATCGATACTAACGGCAACAAGCAGTTAATGAAAGGCACGAATAAAAAAGGCGCATTTATCGCGATAGCCAGTAACTCACTTGTACCAGTCGAGGGTATAAGTCTACAACTGAAAAGCGAGAACGGGGTTATTATTTGCGAGGGACTGGCGACAGGTTTAACCTTGCGAGAGTTTAATCAGGATAAATTGATTATTATCGCACTGGACGCAGGAAACCTTATTCATGTAGCTAAAGCAATCCGTGAAGTTAATCCAACTGCTAAAATCATCATAGGCGCAGATAATGACATAGGGAATAGTGTTAATACTGGCGTAGAGAAAGCAATTAAAGCCCTTGAATGTGTGGGCGGTTATTTAGCCGCACCCAATACGGATTATAAAGCGGATTGGAACGACTACGCAGCGCATCACGGCATTATAGAAACAAGTAAGGCGTTTACTCAGGTAATGCGAGAAATAGGCTTAAAATCACAACCAGAGCCAAGTAGACGCGAAGAAGTAAGACTACAAAGTAATACCCCTGCAAATAAGCGCGCGGATATTCTCGTTAATTCATATCATGGAAACCTTGCCTATAATCGAGGCATTAAAGAGGCATATTTCTTCACTGGTAAGCAGTGGCGACGTTTAGGGGAATTTGAATTACTGGATAATTTAATTTCAATCTACGAAGATAACAACATTGATTATAGTATTGATAATGTAGAGCGCGTTACAAGACTCGCACTATTAAAATCACCTATTATCAAAGAGCAAAAACAAGGCTATATCTATTTTGATAATGGGGCTTACTGCGTTAATGATATGACTTTCGCGCCTCACAATAAACTAAACTATAACACCAGTACCAACGGTATTACTTATCATAAAAGCCAAACTAACGACAGCTTAGAGACTGGCGCACCCCTATTTTATAAATTCTTATCTAATGCGACTAACCAAGATAAAAGTAAATTAATGGGCGCATTGGCAATACTCTATATTATTTTAGCTAATCGGCATGAATGGCATTATTTTATAGAGCTTACAGGGTCAGGCGGTACAGGGAAAAGCACGTTTTCAGAAATTGCGCGCTTGCTTGTTGGTGAGGTCAATACGGCTGATTGTGATATTAAAGAGCTGGAGCGAAAGACATCAACTAGAACGGCTTTAATTGATAAAACGCTGTTAATCTTATCCGACCAATCACAGTATCAGGGAGAGGGCGACCTACTCAAAAAACTATCATCAGGCGATAATATAGACGTAGACCCCAAATATAAGCAAGCCCATTCATTTAAACCTAAAGCGGTGATATTAGCTGTTAATAATTCCCCTATGGTTTTCAAAGGTAGCGATAGCGGAATAGATAGGCGACATATTAGGCTAGTATTTAATAACGTTATACCGTCAAACGAGCGAGACCCGAATTTACTGGACAAGATAAGCGCAGAACTGCCGTTCATTATTAATTATTTATTGAATACCTTTAGCGACGACAAGGAAACAATTAAACAACTGGAGCAATTAAAATCATCAGATGAAGCCGAAGAAATCAAGCGGAATAATAGCCCTATTTATGATTTTTGTTGCTACCTCATTCCACTAGATACCCCAGACGGTTTAGGCATAGGGCAAAAGACGGAAAACTGGCACAAGTACGACCCTAAAAAATACTTATATCATGGCTACCGTGCTTATTATGGCGCGAATGTGGGCGGTGAGCCTAGAATCAGCATACCAACGTTTAAAAATCAGTTTAAAGAAATTATTAAAATGAGGGGGATAAAATACCTTGAAAGGTTATTAAATGGCGCAATAAAAACCAATCTAATTTATAGCGAGGAAGCGGAGGCGACCGACTGGCTAAATGAAAAAGAGTTTTACATAGTAAAAGCATCAGAGCATAAACAACCAACAAAAAGAGGAAATAAATAA
- a CDS encoding PhzF family phenazine biosynthesis protein — protein sequence MLKQYVVDAFAERVFEGNPAAVCITDKWLDDKLMQLITSENNLSETAFAVKENKSYRLRWFTPNGEIDLCGHATLATAFVIMNYYEKELTEIHFNTLSGDLIVNKIDNMYELDFPCYSLKSIETTEKIKKIIGFTPVETWIDRDLVCVLENENQIKNAKIDLENAKSLPGLLLHITARSSNSEYDCVSRSFAPKLNVSEDPVCGTGHCHIAPFWAKRLKKEKIVAKQESERSGILYCQVNDDRIKLKGRAVLYSISELQLTSF from the coding sequence ATGTTAAAACAGTATGTTGTAGATGCTTTTGCTGAGAGAGTTTTTGAAGGTAATCCCGCTGCGGTATGCATCACGGACAAATGGCTCGATGATAAACTTATGCAATTAATTACAAGTGAAAATAACTTATCAGAGACCGCGTTTGCGGTTAAAGAAAATAAAAGTTATAGACTTCGTTGGTTTACACCCAATGGTGAAATTGATTTATGTGGTCATGCTACACTTGCTACAGCTTTTGTAATAATGAACTATTATGAGAAAGAACTAACAGAAATTCATTTTAACACATTAAGTGGAGACCTTATTGTAAATAAAATTGATAATATGTATGAATTAGATTTTCCTTGTTATTCATTAAAATCAATTGAAACAACTGAGAAAATAAAAAAAATTATTGGATTTACACCAGTGGAAACGTGGATTGATCGCGATTTAGTTTGTGTACTAGAAAATGAAAATCAAATTAAAAATGCTAAAATAGATCTAGAAAATGCCAAAAGCTTACCTGGTCTGTTACTGCATATAACCGCAAGAAGCTCCAATTCTGAATATGATTGCGTAAGCCGAAGCTTTGCGCCTAAATTAAATGTATCCGAAGATCCAGTTTGTGGCACAGGTCACTGCCATATAGCACCGTTTTGGGCGAAAAGATTGAAAAAAGAAAAAATAGTTGCAAAACAAGAATCGGAAAGAAGTGGTATATTATATTGTCAAGTCAATGACGACAGAATAAAACTTAAAGGTAGAGCTGTGTTATATTCAATATCTGAGCTTCAGTTAACTTCTTTTTAA
- a CDS encoding antA/AntB antirepressor family protein, which translates to MNSFNSVVPVTESTINGKLQQTVSAKQLHACLNVGNDFSTWIKERINKYGFIKDDDYLVFDSSKNRNQSTKIEQLNKWETSRGGDRRSIDYHLTLNMAKELAMIENNEHVRAIRKYFIRCEEQLKQVAPAIQKKEIKRLKARLETINYSGPMCDALAEQRKALGKSANSHVFTNEFDMINRIVLGMPSSKYKEAHNLTGNIRDNLTEFQLNHIAHLENANTTLINIGYDYHQRKAELIKLSHAYLIRHAEQVA; encoded by the coding sequence ATGAATAGTTTTAACAGCGTAGTACCAGTTACAGAATCAACAATTAACGGCAAATTACAACAAACGGTTAGCGCGAAACAATTACACGCTTGTTTAAATGTGGGTAATGATTTTTCTACATGGATAAAAGAGCGCATTAATAAATATGGCTTTATTAAAGATGATGATTATTTAGTTTTTGATTCCTCAAAAAACAGGAATCAAAGTACAAAAATTGAACAGTTAAATAAATGGGAAACATCAAGAGGCGGAGACCGTCGAAGTATTGATTATCATCTAACTTTAAACATGGCTAAAGAACTCGCTATGATTGAAAATAATGAGCATGTGCGCGCAATTAGAAAATACTTTATTAGATGCGAGGAACAACTAAAACAAGTAGCTCCTGCTATCCAAAAGAAAGAAATCAAACGATTAAAGGCACGGCTTGAAACTATAAATTATAGTGGCCCTATGTGTGACGCATTAGCAGAACAACGGAAAGCACTAGGTAAAAGCGCAAACAGTCACGTATTTACTAATGAATTCGATATGATTAACCGCATTGTATTAGGTATGCCGTCGAGCAAATACAAAGAGGCGCATAATCTTACTGGCAACATTCGCGACAATCTAACCGAATTTCAATTAAACCATATCGCACACCTTGAGAATGCCAATACCACATTAATCAATATTGGATATGACTATCATCAAAGAAAAGCCGAGTTAATAAAGCTATCTCATGCTTATTTGATCCGTCATGCGGAACAGGTGGCGTAA
- the secF gene encoding protein translocase subunit SecF: protein MANSQLTNNQGQEPQVSVESLNHGRRVIDFLRFGFVAFVISMVLVVASIVVIFVKGFNLGQDFTGGTTVEITLSKQIPLDEIRVSLKKAGYGEPVVQNYGGSRDIIIRLPVITEDESFAPGKEPDAKEIQKINSIVGTKISDLMHQDIDSGAQIKRVAFVGPTVGTELAQDGILAICATLICILIYIGFRFEWRFGTGAVVALAHDVIITAGYLSLFQRELDLTIVAAMLSIIGYSLNDTIVVFDRIRENFRKIRRASPYDVINISLTQTLSRTLMTSATTLAVVVILYIFGGSMLKGFSETLGVGILLGTFSSIYVAAYMSLKMGIKRDHFISQKIEAEGADQPSIIR, encoded by the coding sequence ATGGCAAATTCACAGTTAACAAATAATCAAGGTCAAGAGCCACAAGTGAGTGTTGAATCACTAAATCATGGCCGACGAGTTATTGATTTTCTTCGTTTCGGCTTTGTAGCATTTGTTATTTCAATGGTATTAGTTGTCGCGTCTATCGTGGTTATCTTCGTCAAAGGTTTTAATCTTGGCCAAGATTTTACTGGTGGTACCACTGTCGAAATAACATTAAGTAAACAAATTCCACTTGATGAGATTCGTGTCAGCTTGAAAAAAGCGGGCTACGGAGAACCCGTTGTACAGAACTATGGCGGTAGCCGGGATATTATTATCCGTTTACCAGTTATCACCGAAGATGAATCTTTCGCACCAGGTAAAGAACCCGATGCAAAAGAGATTCAGAAAATTAATAGTATCGTTGGTACAAAAATCTCTGATCTCATGCACCAAGATATTGACTCAGGAGCACAGATTAAACGTGTCGCATTTGTTGGTCCAACAGTCGGAACTGAGCTTGCTCAAGATGGGATTTTGGCGATTTGTGCAACCCTAATTTGTATTTTAATCTATATTGGATTCCGTTTTGAATGGCGTTTCGGTACCGGTGCGGTTGTAGCATTAGCTCATGATGTTATTATCACCGCAGGTTATCTATCACTATTCCAACGAGAACTAGACCTAACAATAGTGGCAGCCATGTTGTCAATTATTGGTTACTCGTTGAATGATACCATTGTTGTATTTGACCGAATCAGAGAAAACTTCCGTAAGATTCGCCGAGCTTCACCTTATGATGTAATCAATATATCATTAACGCAAACACTAAGTAGAACCTTAATGACATCTGCAACTACGCTTGCGGTCGTTGTTATTCTATATATATTTGGTGGTAGTATGTTAAAAGGCTTCTCGGAAACATTGGGTGTCGGTATCTTATTAGGTACATTCTCATCGATCTATGTTGCTGCATATATGTCGTTGAAAATGGGTATCAAACGAGATCACTTTATTTCTCAAAAAATTGAAGCCGAAGGTGCAGATCAACCTTCTATTATACGTTAG
- the secD gene encoding protein translocase subunit SecD: MLNRYPLWKYILLVVVILVGLLYALPNIYGEDPAIQISNTRSSEVTVQTQEEIQKLLSDNQIEAKSIVFENNSILIRVANNDIQLKAKELIAEKLGDKYIVALNLAPATPAWLTALGAAPMKLGLDLRGGVHFLMEVDMTAALERLLDQASDTLKADFKDNKINFTSLNKTNDQQISIIFADDDDRNNAIARISQLADYNIAAQNDKQLLINISENRLQQTKSDAVAQNTTILRNRVNQLGVAEPIVQRQGSDRIIVELPGIQDTALAKQILGATATLEFRQVNDINPNTLLDIVSGSARPPYGSEIKYTQEGRPVLLYKNIVLTGDHITDSSFRLNEYGQPEVSISLDSEGGKKMLEFTQANRYKPMATLFVEYKDSGKVDKDGKPILEKQEQVINVATIQGIFSDRFQVTGINNVEEARQLSLLLRAGALIAPIQIIEELTIGPSMGQENITQGLESCLWGLLISVIFMLVVYRLFGVFASVALVANLILIVGIMSLLPGATLSMPGIAGIVLTVGMAVDANVLINERIKEELRNGRGVQHAINEGYAGAWSSIFDANITTLMTAIILYAVGTGSIKGFAITLGIGILTSMFTSIVGTRALANLIYGGRRVNKLSI; the protein is encoded by the coding sequence GTGTTAAATCGCTATCCTTTGTGGAAGTATATTTTGTTGGTCGTCGTAATACTCGTCGGCCTACTTTATGCACTTCCAAATATTTATGGTGAAGACCCTGCAATTCAAATTTCTAACACCAGAAGTTCTGAAGTTACAGTCCAAACTCAAGAAGAGATTCAAAAGCTTTTAAGTGATAATCAAATTGAAGCTAAATCAATTGTATTTGAAAATAATTCAATTCTAATTCGAGTTGCCAATAATGATATTCAGCTTAAAGCCAAAGAACTTATTGCGGAAAAATTAGGTGATAAATATATTGTCGCTCTCAATTTAGCGCCAGCAACCCCCGCTTGGTTAACCGCTCTTGGTGCAGCACCGATGAAATTAGGGTTAGATTTACGTGGTGGTGTTCACTTCCTGATGGAAGTTGATATGACTGCGGCGTTAGAACGGTTACTTGATCAAGCAAGCGATACATTAAAAGCTGATTTTAAAGATAATAAAATTAATTTCACATCACTTAATAAAACGAATGATCAACAAATTAGTATTATTTTTGCAGACGATGATGATAGAAATAATGCAATTGCAAGAATTAGCCAATTAGCTGACTATAATATTGCTGCACAGAATGATAAACAACTCCTGATTAACATCAGTGAAAATAGGTTACAGCAAACAAAATCAGATGCAGTTGCACAAAATACAACAATCTTAAGAAATCGAGTCAATCAGCTTGGTGTTGCTGAGCCTATCGTACAAAGACAAGGTTCTGATAGAATTATTGTTGAATTACCTGGTATTCAAGATACCGCACTCGCTAAACAGATTTTAGGTGCCACAGCTACTTTAGAGTTTAGACAAGTCAATGATATCAATCCAAACACTTTATTAGATATCGTTTCTGGTTCAGCTAGACCACCTTATGGTTCAGAAATCAAATATACCCAAGAAGGTCGCCCCGTATTATTGTATAAAAATATTGTATTAACCGGCGATCATATTACAGACTCCTCATTCCGCTTGAATGAGTATGGTCAACCTGAAGTATCTATATCACTGGATAGTGAAGGTGGTAAAAAGATGCTTGAATTTACCCAAGCGAATCGTTATAAACCGATGGCAACACTATTTGTTGAGTATAAAGATTCTGGTAAAGTCGACAAAGATGGCAAACCTATTTTAGAAAAACAAGAACAAGTAATTAATGTTGCAACAATACAAGGTATTTTTAGTGACCGTTTCCAAGTAACGGGTATTAATAATGTAGAAGAAGCACGACAATTATCCTTATTACTACGAGCTGGCGCACTGATTGCACCAATTCAAATTATTGAAGAGCTAACCATCGGTCCATCAATGGGACAAGAAAACATAACTCAAGGTTTAGAGTCTTGCTTATGGGGACTATTAATATCAGTTATTTTCATGCTCGTCGTATATCGTCTATTTGGGGTGTTTGCTAGTGTTGCATTAGTCGCAAACCTTATTTTAATTGTCGGTATTATGTCCTTATTACCAGGTGCAACACTAAGCATGCCAGGTATTGCAGGGATTGTATTAACTGTTGGTATGGCTGTTGATGCAAACGTACTGATTAATGAACGCATAAAAGAAGAGCTGCGTAATGGCAGAGGTGTTCAACATGCGATCAATGAAGGGTATGCTGGCGCTTGGAGCAGTATCTTTGATGCTAACATTACAACTTTAATGACGGCGATCATATTATATGCTGTGGGTACGGGCTCAATCAAAGGTTTTGCAATCACATTAGGTATTGGTATTTTAACCTCCATGTTTACCTCAATTGTCGGAACAAGAGCATTGGCTAATTTAATATACGGTGGACGCCGTGTTAATAAGCTATCAATTTAG
- the yajC gene encoding preprotein translocase subunit YajC, giving the protein MDFFISKAYADGGEVAESNPYFLPIMLVVFGLFFYFMIMRPQQKRARAHKDLMSSISKGDEVLTNGGLIGRVAKISENGYVSLELNDTTEVVIKRDFITSVLPKGTMKSL; this is encoded by the coding sequence ATGGACTTTTTTATCAGTAAAGCTTACGCCGATGGCGGAGAAGTAGCCGAAAGCAATCCTTATTTTTTACCAATTATGCTTGTTGTATTTGGTCTATTTTTTTATTTCATGATTATGCGCCCACAACAAAAACGCGCAAGAGCTCATAAAGATTTAATGTCATCTATTTCAAAAGGTGATGAAGTATTAACTAATGGTGGTTTAATCGGCCGTGTAGCTAAAATCAGTGAAAATGGTTACGTTTCATTAGAACTCAATGACACAACTGAAGTTGTGATTAAACGTGATTTTATTACTTCCGTTCTTCCTAAGGGAACAATGAAATCTTTATAA